The DNA sequence CGACGCAGGTATGGCTTACAATGATACTGTAGAGCGACTACTGGGTAGCCAAGTGGACTTCCGTTTCTTAACGGAACAGAAGAAAGGCATCTTCAAAAGACTGTTCGGGGGCTAATACGCAATGTCATTATTAGAGTTTTTTAGACCACAGAAAAAGACAACCGCAAACCTAGCCAAAGAGCGTTTGCAGATCATTGTTGCCGAGCGACGCAGCCATGACGACCCTGCACCGTCATACTTGCCGCAACTGAAAGAAGACATCTTGAAGTGTATTGCGAAGTACGTTGAAGTCGATCCATCAATGGTTGATCTGACATTCGAACATAAAGATGACGACATCTCAGTATTAGAGCTGAACGTTAAGCTTCCAGAAGAAGATCGATAAGTAGAGCCTGAGCTGTGCTTATCAATACTCAATAAAAAAGAGAGCCTAGGCTCTCTTTTTTGTGTCTGAAACTTTTATCTCTAAAGCATTCGTTGCTTACTACAAAACTAAAGTTACTTGATTGCTTTATTTAGCTTCTCGCCAACGACATCTAGACGCCAACCTTGCATTACATCAGGCAGCTTCTCTGGATTACGATCGTACTTCCAAATCCAGCTTAACACTTGATTAAGTTGCTTCTTCGATGCCAAAAACTCAGTCGCTAAACCACTGTGTTGTGATGCGGTTTTCACTTCATCTTTCAGCACTTTGAAGAGTTGCTTGTAACCTGGGTAGTCCATTAGACGTTCTACTGGCGCTGGGTACTCTTCTTCTGGCGTATGCTCAGCCAATTTCACGATTGAGCTGATCTTCGCGCCATGGCGACGTACAGAGCGGTAATCAAACCCTTCCTGCTCCATATGCTTAGGATCTTTCATTGCGAATCGAGCTACGGCCCATAGGTCTTGTTCTTTAAAGACAAAGTTCAACGCTAAATCACGCTTAATCGCTTCTTTTAAACGCCAAGTTGCTAGAGGTCTTAAAATCGCTAACTGCTGAGGTTTTAGCTGCCACGCGCCTTTAATATCAAGGTAAGCATTGTCTGGGTTGGCTTTACGAATGCGCTTAGCCACTTGTAAATCAGACTCTTGTTGCGCCGCTTCCCACCAGCCTGCTTCCATCACTTTTTCGAGAAGCTTGTTGTACATTGGCATCAAGTAGTGAACGTCTGCCGCTGCGTAGTCGAGTTGCTTTTGAGAAAGCGGACGCGCTAGCCAGTCAGTACGAGATTCACTCTTATCTAGGTCAACACCTACAAACTCAGAAACTAGAGCCGCAAAGCCAGTTGAAAGACCATGACCTAAGAAGGCTGCCATGATCTGCGTATCAACCATTGGTGTTGGCGTACAGCCAAATGCGTTCTGGAATACTTCTAGATCTTCGCCACACGCATGTAACACTTTCAGTACTGAAGTGTCTTTCAACAGCCCAACAAACGGGGTCATTTCATCAAGAGCAATAGGATCAATCAGTGACAGCGTTTCACCATCAAATAACTGAATTAAGCCTAATTGAGGGTAATAGGTTCTTGTACGAACGAACTCTGTATCAAGCATAACAACATCGGCTTCACGTGCTTGTTGGCAAACTCGCTCAAGGTCTTTAACTTGGGTAATGATTTGATAATCCACAAAAACTCTCACTGATTTTACTTTGATCGCCGGATACAAAAATGCCGACATTAACTGTCGGCATTCTAACACCATTTTTCAGCGCTCGCTTAGATTAAGCGCTGCTATGGCTTGTGGTGCATCATCTTCTCGTAAATGAGCTCGTTACTCGCTTGCGCGTTTGGCAAGCTCTGCGTCGTTTTCTTCACGAAGCACTCGGCGCAAGATTTTGCCTACATTGGTTTTTGGTAGTTCTTCACGGAACTCAATCAATTTAGGGATCTTGTAGCCAGTTAGGTGTTCACGACAGTGCGCGATAATGTCTTCTTTGGTTAGGCTAGGGTCACGTTTTACCACGTAAATCTTAACCAGCTCACCAGACACTTCATGAGGTTGGCCGATAGCCGCAACTTCTAACACTTTGCCATGCAGAGCCACTACGTCTTCAATCTCGTTCGGGTAAACGTTGAAGCCCGACACTAGAATCATGTCTTTCTTACGGTCTACGATGTACAACAAGCCTTCGTCATCAAACTTAACGATATCACCAGTCGATAACCAACCGTCTTGGTCGATCACTTCTTTGGTCGCTTCTGGACGTTGCCAGTAGCCTTGCATCACTTGAGGACCACGAACCTGCAATTCACCCACTTGGTCATTACCAACCACTTTACCTTCATCATCAACAATACGAACTTCTGTTGAAGGTACTGGTAGGCCGATTGCACCTGTGTAGTCTTTCAGATCATATGGGTTACCCGTAACCAAAGGAGCACATTCGGTTAAACCATAGCCTTCAAGTAGGTGGACACCTGTCGCTTTCTTCCATTGCTCAGCAACAGCGCGTTGAACCGCCATACCACCGCCAACAGATAAACGCATATTACTGAAATCCAACTCGTGGAAATCTTCGTTATTGACTAGCGCATTGAACAAGGTGTTTACGCCAGTAATCGCGGTAAATGGAACCTTTTGCAGCTCTTTAATAAAGCCAGGAATGTCACGAGGGTTAGTAATCAGAAGGTTACGACCACCCATCTCAACAAACAGTAAGCAGTTCACAGTCAGTGCGAACACGTGGTAAAGCGGCAGTGCCGTTACGACTAATTCACGGCCTTCTTGCAGAACAGGGCTATATGCCCCTTTCGCTTGAAGTACGTTCGCAATCATATTGCGGTGCGTTAGGATTGCGCCTTTCGCTACGCCCGTTGTACCACCCGTGTACTGTAGGAATGCGATGTCATCGCCAGCCATAAATGGCTTAACGTACTGTAGGCGACGGCCTTTATGCAGTGCTTTTCGAAATGAGATAGCACCCGGCAGATCGTACTTAGGCACCATGCCTTTTACGTATTTCACTACGAAGTCGACAATCGTACCTTTCGCTCGTGGCAACATTTGCCCCAAGCTGGTTAGTACAACGTGTTTAACCGGAGTTTTATCAACAACTTTCTCTAGTGTGCTCGCAAAGTTAGAAACGATAACAATCGCCTTTGCGCCAGAGTCATTCAGTTGGTGTTCAAGTTCACGAGGCGTGTACAGTGGGTTGACGTTCACTGCAATCATACCTGCACGCAGTACACCAAAGAGTGCAATTGGGTATTGCAGCAAGTTTGGCATCATAAGCGCGACACGATCGCCTTTCTTCAGTTTTAGATCATTCTGCAAGTAAGCAGCAAAAGCACGACTGCGCTCTTCAAGCTTACGGAATGTCATGATAGACCCCATGTTCTCGAATGCTGGTTGGTCTGCGTACTTCTGTACCGACTGTTCGAACATTTCAATAAGAGATGGGTACTGATCTGGGTTGATCGTCTCTGGTACGTCACTTGGATAACGTGAAAGCCAAGGTTTGTCCACTATGTTACTCCTCGTTTATCAGCTGACGACTGCTTCGCCGCTTTTTATC is a window from the Vibrio splendidus genome containing:
- the rnd gene encoding ribonuclease D, with product MDYQIITQVKDLERVCQQAREADVVMLDTEFVRTRTYYPQLGLIQLFDGETLSLIDPIALDEMTPFVGLLKDTSVLKVLHACGEDLEVFQNAFGCTPTPMVDTQIMAAFLGHGLSTGFAALVSEFVGVDLDKSESRTDWLARPLSQKQLDYAAADVHYLMPMYNKLLEKVMEAGWWEAAQQESDLQVAKRIRKANPDNAYLDIKGAWQLKPQQLAILRPLATWRLKEAIKRDLALNFVFKEQDLWAVARFAMKDPKHMEQEGFDYRSVRRHGAKISSIVKLAEHTPEEEYPAPVERLMDYPGYKQLFKVLKDEVKTASQHSGLATEFLASKKQLNQVLSWIWKYDRNPEKLPDVMQGWRLDVVGEKLNKAIK
- the minE gene encoding cell division topological specificity factor MinE: MSLLEFFRPQKKTTANLAKERLQIIVAERRSHDDPAPSYLPQLKEDILKCIAKYVEVDPSMVDLTFEHKDDDISVLELNVKLPEEDR
- the fadD gene encoding long-chain-fatty-acid--CoA ligase FadD is translated as MDKPWLSRYPSDVPETINPDQYPSLIEMFEQSVQKYADQPAFENMGSIMTFRKLEERSRAFAAYLQNDLKLKKGDRVALMMPNLLQYPIALFGVLRAGMIAVNVNPLYTPRELEHQLNDSGAKAIVIVSNFASTLEKVVDKTPVKHVVLTSLGQMLPRAKGTIVDFVVKYVKGMVPKYDLPGAISFRKALHKGRRLQYVKPFMAGDDIAFLQYTGGTTGVAKGAILTHRNMIANVLQAKGAYSPVLQEGRELVVTALPLYHVFALTVNCLLFVEMGGRNLLITNPRDIPGFIKELQKVPFTAITGVNTLFNALVNNEDFHELDFSNMRLSVGGGMAVQRAVAEQWKKATGVHLLEGYGLTECAPLVTGNPYDLKDYTGAIGLPVPSTEVRIVDDEGKVVGNDQVGELQVRGPQVMQGYWQRPEATKEVIDQDGWLSTGDIVKFDDEGLLYIVDRKKDMILVSGFNVYPNEIEDVVALHGKVLEVAAIGQPHEVSGELVKIYVVKRDPSLTKEDIIAHCREHLTGYKIPKLIEFREELPKTNVGKILRRVLREENDAELAKRASE